The genomic segment CTGGCTCAATCTCCACAATTCCACAAGCAACAATTGATCATTGCTGATTTTGAACgtgtttttgaaattggacCAGTTTTCCGTGCTGAAAACTCCAACACTCACCGTCATATGACTGAATTTACTGGTCTTGATTTGGAAATGGCATTTGAAGAGCACTATCATGAAGTTGTTGATCTATTGAGTGACCTATTTGTTTTCATCTTTACTGAGTTGACTAAACGCTACACtaaggaaattgaattggtcCGTAAACAATATCCAGTAGAGGAATTCCGTTTACCAAAGGATGGTAAGATGGTTCGTCTAGCTTACAAAGAGGCTGTTGCGCTATTGAGAGCTGACggtaaagaaattggtgatttcGAAGATTTATCCACTGAAAATGAAAGACACTTGGGTAAAATCGTTAGAGAGAAATACGACACCGATTTCTACATCTTGGATAAATTCCCACTAGAGGTCCGTCCATTTTACGCCATGCCAGATCCAGAAGATCCACGTTATTCCAATTCTTACGATTTCTTCGTTCgtggtgaagaaattttgtcAGGTGCTCAACGTATACATGACTACGATTTGTTGTTAGAAAGAATGAAGGCACACGGATTATCATCTGAAGAAGTAGGTCTAAAGGATTACTGTGATGCTTTCAAATCTGGATGTGCACCACatgctggtggtggtattggtTTAGAACGTGTTGTGATGTTCTTCTTAGATCTAAAGAACATCAGAAGAGCAAGTTTGTTCCCAAGAGATCCAAAGAGAACCCGTCCATAAGCTTATTAGCATTGCATATGTATGTACCCATTTCCATTGTACTAGCTAACGTGTGTAGTGATCCTAGCAATTCAACTAGAATAATCATTTTAATTAATATGCGGATGGAGGAGATGAAAGAAGTTTATAAAACGAAATCAGAAAGCAGTTGTAGAAGATGTCCGGTAATCCAGGAGGTGCCATGAAGGCACTTTCCCCAACACCGCCTGAACGTGGATCTTTCCCATTGGATCATGAGGGTGAATGTAGTCGACAAATGCAGGAATATGTAGAATGcttgaaattggttaaagGTGAAAATGCACCAAACTGCAGATTGCTTGcaaaagaatatttaaaATGTCGAATGAATCATGACTTAATGGACAAGGACgattggaagaatttagGTTTACCAGAAGATTCACCTGCAAAGAAGGAGTGAGTGAAATGTATGATAGGATAGTGAAGTTCAAAATAGGATGTATAAGATGTATTTAGCAGCCTACAAAATGTCATCGGGGCTTGTCAAGACTATTCGGTAGTTACATGACGTTTTGTTCCCAGACTTTCTGAATTCGAATTTTCATGAACAAAACATCAAAGTGACCGAATCAAAGATCCGTCAAATTCATATGATATACAACAAGTATTCAGACCTATACTACGTTCATTCTCCCCTGTTTAaacaattcaaagaatgtTTGAATGTTCTCTGCCATGTAGTAAATTAGGCTTAGAAATACATTCTTGTGTAGGTGGTAATCCTATCATCGTCACATCACTAAATTCTTATGATCACAAGTTATGTAATTTCGCGATAGCTCATCAATAATTTCCTTTCCGTGATAGTTTAATGGTTAGAATGGGCGCTTGTCGCGTGCCAGATCGGGGTTCAATTCCCCGTCGCGGAgatttaattttttgatTCATCAGCAAAGTAAAACCCAGAAACCTCATAATAAAAATGCTTCGTACAACATCACACGTGGCTGCAAACTTTATTACACCGTGGTCCTTCTACGGTAAAAAATATTTACCCAACAATCGttggattgaaaaaatatgagAGCTATGGGATTCGAACCCATGCATCCGAAGATATCAGAGAATTTGGTTTTTAGGTAGTAAACCTAAATCTGACGCCTTAAACCACTCGGCCAAACTCTCATACAAATTGTATATTTTATCGGAGTGGATGTACCCACCACACTCACTTGAATTTACTGCGATTTTTAGAGCAAAACAGGCGTGGCGTAGGTCTAGAAGGTTGACTCACCCCCTTCTTTCTAAATATTACATAGTAGTAAGCAAGCAAGCAATCATATAACTGACTCCAACAACCACAATCAACTCAAACTGACTGCTAGTTTATAAGCAAGAGATAGGAATATAGGTGgtagtttttttttttccagtCCATATCAACTTCTCTACTCACTATTCTGATTTCCTGCTTCACCCCTCTAGCCTATGCGGTCCTTTATGTCTTCACATATAGGGAGGAAGAGAAATCGTAATACAAGTgttaataataataataatacagCCATTGGTAATATTGATAGTACAACTCAAATGGAATCATTGATGCAAGGAATGCTCGCGAAACAGgattcaattttaaatGGGAATCTGTCAGATGGCCTGATGTATGATCAACAGCCATTTATTGATAATGAGAATTTACAACAACCAATTGACGAAAACGAAAATGACACTTCAAATGTTgctgatgatgaggatgacGATGTGATTTTCGTAAAAGAGCAGCCTGTCTATTTAGCATCGCCTACAGTACCGGGAGGTGATCCAAATTATGACAGTAACAATCACTACACCTCTACGACatccaaaaaatttaaGAAACAAAGAACTATTTCGTTACCACAGTTGCCTCATGCCAGATTATTGTATCAAAATGGGAATCACAAGGAGTTTAGAGGTCAGAATAATGACGAATTATTGCATTTAACTGGCTCTTCTTCACGCACTTTGGATGGTAACAGGGCACTATCACTGCGTGTGGTTCATTCGACCTCACCTGATGATGTAACGTTATCGGAAAGGTTTTATTCCAGTGTATCACCTGCGGAATCCGCTGCCATCTCAGGTGAATCCTCAGAGAGTTCATCTTCGAATTCTGTCAAGGGTAATGGTATTGGTGTTGAAGGTGCAACTGCAAGTGGCGCATCCTTAAAAGGAGGGAATAATCCTCACAAAAGAACATTACATAGATTGTCTGCTCCTAAGTTAGCTGCAAGGTTAGTTGGTAAGAAACCAAAGACCAGAAAACgtgaaaatttcaaaactgATAAAGATGGACACTACGTCTATAGACAAGAGGATGTCTTTGGCGGTGGCAGATTTGTCGTTAAAGGTTTACTAGGGCAAGGTACGTTTggtaaagttttgaaatGTACAGACTCCGGTGATTTTATTATGAATAGCAATCCGTTCAAATTGAACACAAATTTGGTTGCGGTTAAGGTTATTAGAGCTATCGATAGGTACAGAGAGGCTGCAAAGACTGAATTAAGAGTTTTACAAGCGATTAGAGAGAACGATATCCCGGGTCAATACCAGTGTCTCATGTTACAGGAATGTTTTGAATACAGGAATCACGTTTGTATTGTTACTGATTTGCTGGGCAGATCAGTTTATGACTTCATGTGTAGTAATGGTGTTGCGAGATTTCCAGGATCTCAGGTACAGGCAATGGCAAAACAACTAATACGGTCGGTATGTTTCTTACACGATTTGGGCATTATTCACACAGATTTAAAACCCGAAAATGTGGTTCTTTGTGATGAGAGTTATGTGGAGAAAGATCTTCCGCCTTCTGTGGTTAGATCTTTAagttcaagaagaagagatgCTAGTGGTGGTAAGCGTAAACTTTTAACAAATCCAGAGATTAAGGTTATTGATTTCGGCAGTGCTGTTTTCCATAGAGAATACCATCCGCCAGTAATATCAACACGTCACTATAGAGCCCCTGAGATTGTTTTGGGATTAGGTTGGTCTTTCCCCTGCGATATTTGGTCTATTGCATGTGTTCTTGTTGAATTAGTTACTGGCGAATCGTTATACCCAACCCATGAAAATTTAGAACATATGGCAATGATGCAACGTGTTAATGGAGAGCCTTTTCCACCAAAGATTGTTGGTAAAATGTTTTACAAGGCATCTCATAATTTGGGTAACGCTCCTGCAGATTTGAATGCCACCGTGGTAAAACATTTTGACAAAAAGACATTTGCATTACAATGGCctgaaaagaataaacGAGGCGATTACTTGACAAAGGATAGATCAATAAGAAGAGTTATGGATAATTGTGATAGGCTTGATTTCTTAATTTCGAATAAACTTAAAGCAGATTATGGGGATTGGTTAAGTATTGATTGGAATTTATCACCGGAGAAGAATTGGGCATTGAttaaatcaagaattttgacTGAGAGGAGAACGACGGGAACAACAGCGGGTGATTTGAATAAAGAAACATTTTTGTTTTGGTACTGGTTTATTGACCTTTGCAGAAAAATGTTTGAATTCGATCCAACTAAGAGAATTACTGCAAAGGAGGCTTTGGATCATAAATGGTTTAATTTGGGTATTTTGGATGAAGGGATTACCAGTTTTGGTGAATTACAATACTGATTGtgttattttttcttttttttctctttttattattattcttattattatttgtATGATGAGGTTATATATATTGTATTGTCATAAAGCA from the Zygosaccharomyces rouxii strain CBS732 chromosome B complete sequence genome contains:
- the COX19 gene encoding Cox19p (highly similar to uniprot|Q3E731 Saccharomyces cerevisiae YLL018C-A COX19 Cytochrome c oxidase assembly protein), with amino-acid sequence MSGNPGGAMKALSPTPPERGSFPLDHEGECSRQMQEYVECLKLVKGENAPNCRLLAKEYLKCRMNHDLMDKDDWKNLGLPEDSPAKKE
- the KNS1 gene encoding serine/threonine protein kinase KNS1 (similar to uniprot|P32350 Saccharomyces cerevisiae YLL019C KNS1 Nonessential putative protein kinase of unknown cellular role member of the LAMMER family of protein kinases which are serine/threonine kinases also capable of phosphorylating tyrosine residues), translated to MRSFMSSHIGRKRNRNTSVNNNNNTAIGNIDSTTQMESLMQGMLAKQDSILNGNLSDGLMYDQQPFIDNENLQQPIDENENDTSNVADDEDDDVIFVKEQPVYLASPTVPGGDPNYDSNNHYTSTTSKKFKKQRTISLPQLPHARLLYQNGNHKEFRGQNNDELLHLTGSSSRTLDGNRALSLRVVHSTSPDDVTLSERFYSSVSPAESAAISGESSESSSSNSVKGNGIGVEGATASGASLKGGNNPHKRTLHRLSAPKLAARLVGKKPKTRKRENFKTDKDGHYVYRQEDVFGGGRFVVKGLLGQGTFGKVLKCTDSGDFIMNSNPFKLNTNLVAVKVIRAIDRYREAAKTELRVLQAIRENDIPGQYQCLMLQECFEYRNHVCIVTDLLGRSVYDFMCSNGVARFPGSQVQAMAKQLIRSVCFLHDLGIIHTDLKPENVVLCDESYVEKDLPPSVVRSLSSRRRDASGGKRKLLTNPEIKVIDFGSAVFHREYHPPVISTRHYRAPEIVLGLGWSFPCDIWSIACVLVELVTGESLYPTHENLEHMAMMQRVNGEPFPPKIVGKMFYKASHNLGNAPADLNATVVKHFDKKTFALQWPEKNKRGDYLTKDRSIRRVMDNCDRLDFLISNKLKADYGDWLSIDWNLSPEKNWALIKSRILTERRTTGTTAGDLNKETFLFWYWFIDLCRKMFEFDPTKRITAKEALDHKWFNLGILDEGITSFGELQY